In Thermovenabulum gondwanense, a single window of DNA contains:
- a CDS encoding ribonuclease H-like domain-containing protein: MNLTEKLKTFIGSSKNRLDKEVEKGKYFWIAEKIEGKIVKTPLGEHIEKEVIYDNKYEYSGVKLSEVLEIPINELDSVFKNLSKKIEIEKIAFLDTETTGLAGGSGTYAFLIGVGFFENNYFRLNQFFMPDYSEEPSLLLRLKEILSGFEFVVTFNGKIYDVPLLITRYVINKMNPPFHELCNLDLLTVSRRIFKKRLKSVALGNLERQLFYMERENDIPGYMIPAVYFNYLRTSRAEDLIPIFFHNQKDILSMVNLLYTIFDVVKNPLGSNLCRGEDYICIAKLYEEKGDFQKSIECYKKAIESENIKEEACIKLSLLYKKLKMWDEAVSMWMEMAEKNIGTLIALEELSKYFEHIEKNYDKAIKEVERALHILSLKKRLLNQPDDKKLLEFKKRLDRLKDKRLKNKGQIFLM; this comes from the coding sequence TTGAATTTAACAGAAAAATTGAAAACTTTTATCGGGAGCTCAAAAAATAGATTAGATAAAGAGGTTGAAAAAGGCAAATATTTTTGGATTGCAGAAAAGATAGAGGGAAAAATTGTAAAAACCCCTCTCGGCGAACACATTGAAAAAGAGGTAATTTATGATAATAAATACGAATATTCGGGGGTTAAGCTTTCTGAGGTATTGGAAATTCCAATAAACGAGCTGGATTCTGTTTTTAAAAATTTAAGCAAAAAGATAGAAATAGAAAAAATAGCTTTTCTGGATACTGAAACCACCGGGCTTGCAGGAGGTTCCGGAACATATGCGTTTTTGATAGGTGTGGGATTTTTTGAAAACAATTATTTTAGACTTAATCAGTTTTTTATGCCCGATTATTCGGAAGAACCTTCATTACTGTTAAGATTAAAGGAAATTCTATCCGGTTTTGAATTCGTGGTTACTTTTAATGGTAAAATATACGATGTGCCCCTGTTGATTACCAGGTATGTTATAAATAAAATGAATCCTCCTTTTCATGAGCTATGCAATCTGGATTTACTTACAGTATCGAGAAGAATATTTAAGAAAAGATTAAAAAGTGTGGCTTTGGGCAACCTGGAAAGACAGCTTTTTTACATGGAAAGAGAAAACGATATACCGGGTTATATGATTCCAGCAGTTTATTTTAATTATTTAAGAACAAGCAGGGCAGAGGATTTAATACCCATCTTTTTTCATAACCAAAAGGATATCCTTTCTATGGTAAACTTGTTATATACAATTTTTGATGTGGTAAAAAACCCCTTAGGTTCTAATCTGTGTAGAGGCGAAGATTACATATGCATAGCGAAATTGTACGAGGAAAAAGGAGATTTTCAAAAAAGTATCGAATGTTATAAAAAGGCCATAGAGTCGGAAAATATTAAAGAAGAGGCCTGCATAAAGCTTTCTTTGTTGTATAAGAAATTGAAGATGTGGGATGAAGCGGTGTCCATGTGGATGGAAATGGCTGAAAAAAACATTGGTACCCTAATTGCACTGGAGGAGCTCTCAAAATACTTTGAGCACATCGAAAAAAATTACGATAAAGCTATAAAGGAGGTAGAAAGGGCTCTTCATATTTTGAGTTTAAAGAA